ACAACGCTTGGAAGATCAGATGCGTGCCGTGATGgacaaatacaaatacaaacgGCGACAAATACGCGAGCTACAGGAAGACTTGGGTTCTATGCAGAATACACTGGGCAACTTAACAGCTGACGAACAAGCTTTGGTTGAAGTTATCTCTGAGAAACGGGTCAAAACTACAAACTTACAGAAAGAACTGGACGATCAAAAGGCAAAGAAGGACAGAGCTTCTCGGGAGGCTGCTAAAATAGCTCGTGCTGTTAGAAGCGCCAAGAAAAGTTCGGGAGAACTTCACGAGGAGAGAGACATGCATCTGAGGGAGTTGAGAGAATTCAATGCACAAACCATGAAACAAATGGGTGAGGTGCTGCACAATTACCCCGATCTTGGACCCAGTGTTCAGCTTTATTTCAGTCAGGCCGGTCTGCCTATGCCTCCTTCTCCAGGACCTGGTACCTCTCGACCAACATCATCTCGCAGCGCTAGGAGTTCAGGGTCAACATCTTCCGCAAGGTGAGAGAAGAGGCTCATAAATTATCTATGTTCAGGTAGCCCTCCGAGGGCTGTGTCCAATAGTTCATACCACTTATGTAGGATGAGTGATCTTCAGTGGTTCTTAGAAGTGTTTTGGTCGTGTCTCCTTGTATTTTACGGAAGTGCTATCCTATCGGACCTAAACATTATCTAACTGAGGATTCTTATTTACGTTAACTCCACTTACAGATCAGATATATCGTCTGGCAGCCGACGAGGTGTTGGTACGGTAGATATTGGAGCCTTGGCTCTCACCGAAGCAGGAAGTCCTACTGGAGCTGGAAGTCCTAAACAAGGTGCCTCTCCTGCAAGCAGTGCGCGGGGAAGAAAACCAAGTTCAAGGCCTGGATCCACGGCAGGTTCCAAGGCTTCTTCCCGAGCCAGTAGCGCCGCAAGTCGTCGAAGTATGGAGCAACGTTAACATATTGTGATGTTTGCTGACGTTTCTATATTTCATTATTCTGAactgtgtattttttttgttgtaaataaaatatgtCAATACTCTCATTTTTAAGATGAAAAGAGCAGTGTTTGGTGTGAAATGTACCCCGTTTAACGAATATTAAAGGCCTATCATCTGTAATTATTACCCCCGTGTGATTGTGCGTTTTTTGTTCTTATAAGATGTCGACTGAGTCCTCGGTTAAATGCTCTGGTTTAGTAAACTCTTTTCGTCGGCCACCATAAAGCAGCTGGTATAAAATACGCCAAACGTCAAGGTAATTTTAGATGCATTTGCTATTTATCTTTTGTGagtgcagtggtgagagcactcacgTGTCATCAATGTGGCCCGGGGTTCGATTCGCTGACCCACCTtgtgtgggttgagtttgttggttctccaCTCTGATGTGAGAGGTCTTTCCCCGGGTAGTACGGTTTTCACCTCtgaccaaaaaccaacatttgatttgttttgattcagtttgatttgtagtaaAGCCACCGTGCTCGggtaaattcaaatttatttccaCTGGTCAAACGGGAATTCTAAATAACGACTTAAAAGAAAGCGAAATGAACATGATGTGGACAACTGCAGATGGATCATTCCGTAATATCCCTTTGGTGCTGGCGTGGCATCTAAGTCATATCGAGGCCTGGTCCCATAGTCCTAGTCACACTGAAAGTTTGTCAGTTGACTCGGTTCAGTATGGTTTTaggcaaagaaaaagagcTTTTAGGCAACGAAATGGCTGTTGAAGAGGTAATATATgtattttcttacattttgaatcGTTCGAGAACCTAAAATTATCCTAAATAATGGCTCTTGAAGCATTTTGTGACGAACCGGCGCCTGGCTATATTTGCAGGAAAAGGTCAATATCAACCTGAGAGAAAGTTAAGAAAAAGCAGAATACTTTCTGTTATTTGCTTCCAAAAATACCCCTTATCTTTCAACAAAAACCTCATTGGTAGTGCATTTAATTTAGATCGATCAAAAAATTCATAATCAAAGACCTTCGTAAAAAGTTACTtgaatttttacttttctgtCACTGCACAAAGTAACCTTCCAAGCGGTGATTCGcagctttttttattcaattacATGGATGACGTTTGTCCTGACAGGAAgttttgcacaaggacaaactATTAATGaagcaataattgtttttaattttatgaaatAGGTCTATCTTTTCCTTTCCAAGTAAAGTTTGTCTtgttatatttctttaacttaaTAAGCTTGAGGACTCTGACCCTGAAGATGAAGGTGAAGAGGAGGCCACGGGTGAAGATGGTGACgatgaagaggaagaggaagaagaattAGAAGATCAAGCAGATAAAATGCGAGAGTCTTGCGCTGAGAAAGGAGAATGTGCAAAGTTATTTCAAGTGTTAGAATCCTGTAACCAGCGAGTTTCCAGCAAGAGCAAGACTGAAGAGACATGTGTCCAGGAGTTGTTTGATTTCCTAGAATGCCGTGACAAATGCGTAAGTTTACATAATGTGCCTGGTTGCTACAAAGATACAAACTCTGTTTTGCATTAACTGTTTATAATAacaagcctgcaaattagcGCTGATCATCAGACATTTGTCcggcaaatttgaggttttgactggCAAATGCTGAGTCTGACCAGACATGTTGACTGGGCTCTTCAGttatgatgtgaaatataaaatatattttcacttaAGATAGACAAACGTGAAGGTGGACTTTAAATATAACGGCTTTAATGCACTTTGATTTGCTTTCATTTACTGCTCACATCTCATGTTTACGTTTAACGTAAACATGCTACTCCTGCCAATATTCATACAGAAGTCGCGTGctcttcattaaataattgaGAAGACACTTCTTAGTGTCACTGTCTGTCTAAAAACAGTGTCTAAAAAAGGGTCTGAAGTGTACATGTCATGGTCTCTTGTCTTTTTGTCCAAACGGGCTGCATGTCTGGTCAAACCTTGCCCCTGGTCTGAAATATGACAGGATCATAGGAAAAAATTACTTGCAGGGttgtaataatagtaattatttttgttttatgtaaAGTCtccaaaatgaagcaaaaattcTGATATAGACATGACTTCTGTTAAATGATTCCTGTTTGTAACTCCAAATATTCATTCTTATCagtattatgtgaactgcagACATACAAATGAACTGAAGATGTGATCGTTGCAGTtatgattgcgatttaagtaATCGCAAATTAAgcctgaaaaatgttttcggggcttcaacaggattcgaacccgtgacctctgTGTTAacgctgcagtgctccaccaacggagctatgaagacccatacgttgggagcaggccaatttATTGGGTTCATTgtacccgtgaaaggaatgaaacattttttggcttaatttgcgattgcttaaatcgcactCATAACtacgatgatcacatcttcactTCAATATTCATTCTTGTGATGAAATGATGAATGAGTGCGGAAACCCACTGCAGTTGCTACTGATTTAGTTCGAGTAAAGAGTAGCAGGCATCCAGTGAAAGTTCTGTTGAAATTTGATGAATTGTTTAAAGGAAATTGGTTGATTGTCTTCAAATATTTGATAAATGTTTACCACACAGTTGTATGACAAACAAAAGTCATTATGATGGAAATATTTTAATCAGATCTTTGATGAATCCGAGGAGTTAATAAtgtgttatttttaaaattattttctttttttttgcaggttGCAcacagtttgttttcaaagttgAAATGAAGGATTTAGCTAATCAGACACAACATGTGGGCACTCAAGAGATGGACCTTTGTTAATGCACTTATTTTCAATGTCATTGATGAATTTATATGTTTTAAAAGCAACTTTACTGAGGTCTTATTTTGCCTATTTGTGAAAtgcaataattttctttgtactGGACAGTAATTCTCTGTAGTAAAGCCTTGTTGTTGAAATCTATTGAGCCATGCACCTTTGTCTTTTATCTTTCTTATCCTTAGTCTTACCTGATCATTTTAGTTCAGGTGGCAGAAAATTCAGcaatacaattattattattaaattcacTGCAATCAGGAAACACTGTGTTTGCCACTACTTATGACTGCaataaaaacataaaacatGTAAGATCTAGATTTTAGGGCAAAGCTTGTATAGCTTTTATTAATGAAA
This sequence is a window from Acropora palmata chromosome 9, jaAcrPala1.3, whole genome shotgun sequence. Protein-coding genes within it:
- the LOC141892451 gene encoding cytochrome b-c1 complex subunit 6, mitochondrial-like, translated to MVLGKEKELLGNEMAVEELEDSDPEDEGEEEATGEDGDDEEEEEEELEDQADKMRESCAEKGECAKLFQVLESCNQRVSSKSKTEETCVQELFDFLECRDKCVAHSLFSKLK